Proteins encoded in a region of the Salminus brasiliensis chromosome 2, fSalBra1.hap2, whole genome shotgun sequence genome:
- the bbs12 gene encoding Bardet-Biedl syndrome 12 protein, with amino-acid sequence MSILGTGALNQGRHTGLQQLEAIAAAANAFLGPNKRYKFIQDEASEEAALVCSCYRLLEQLELSSSVGQLLHETTRTHQETLHSGTGTLVFLAGVWSRVVLECLHKGISIPHIIAGMSKGLDLCVEACRCNAVTVEELVSKTALLKHPSCGYHVSAADGLSTELLLDIGVKQSSQDTIRARNGVTNGVTIRAIKENLSLKHRIKLKHSRHFNSSSTEAEGTRSVETSYQKYSKTFELVQLAEAVSHGCEASMRLVMEASRIQSRYGPGGQRCSVLDVDRLVTCPLPGLSEEHSRVVHGYVVKSCVEQVSVIKHFKERMLKIGLVNGDLTEAYRHIGFNRPKKTTYFSECISTGDSREEEWTDLALGILLNLSVDVLLVSGMVSTQLKNHCLRHNVLVIEHVKVTILNHFATTTGAVPIAYVTQLSTRCVGAGVHVNVLEDYCGTGKAELTLLNIVASGTSLVTAVIASSVHAQLQSLEDQFWSCAYRLHHALGDGKLLPGAGGTELLCTHQLYKYVDRPTTGRETDAARATGPHEQVILRMMAEGWMDYISTLMVNAGQVKGKALAWTCIVQHLKDFKSKSPLGWPDGMVERQGEVLEVYDNMTVKFEAWRRALDLVFLILQTDTEIITGMNESEGQCGDVRFL; translated from the coding sequence ATGTCAATACTGGGAACTGGAGCATTAAACCAGGGTCGCCATACTGGGCTCCAGCAGCTGGAAGCCATAGCTGCTGCCGCCAATGCTTTTTTGGGCCCTAACAAACGCTACAAATTCATCCAAGATGAGGCGAGTGAGGAGGCAGCACTGGTCTGCTCCTGTTACCGTCTCCTGGAGCAGCTGGAGCTCAGCAGCTCTGTTGGGCAACTGCTGCATGAGACCACTCGGACTCACCAAGAGACGCTCCACTCTGGCACAGGCACACTGGTTTTCCTTGCAGGGGTCTGGAGTAGGGTGGTGCTGGAGTGTCTTCACAAAGGCATCTCAATTCCACACATCATAGCTGGCATGTCAAAGGGCCTGGACCTGTGTGTGGAAGCTTGCAGGTGTAATGCGGTGACTGTGGAGGAGCTTGTCAGTAAGACTGCTTTACTAAAGCATCCGAGTTGTGGGTACCATGTGAGTGCTGCGGATGGTTTATCTACAGAGCTTTTGTTGGATATAGGAGTGAAGCAGTCATCTCAGGACACTATTAGGGCCAGAAATGGTGTAACTAATGGTGTAACTATTAGGGCCATCAAAGAGAACCTTTCTCTGAAGCACAGAATAAAGCTCAAGCACAGCAGGCACTTCAATTCAAGTAGCACAGAGGCTGAGGGGACACGGTCTGTGGAAACTTCATACCAAAAATACTCAAAGACGTTTGAGTTAGTACAGCTAGCCGAAGCTGTCAGCCACGGATGTGAGGCTTCCATGAGGTTAGTGATGGAGGCTAGCAGGATTCAGTCTAGATATGGCCCTGGAGGTCAGCGTTGCAGTGTTCTAGATGTTGATAGACTGGTAACGTGCCCATTGCCAGGGCTGTCTGAGGAGCACTCTCGTGTAGTCCATGGGTATGTTGTAAAGTCATGTGTGGAGCAGGTGTCAGTAATCAAGCATTTCAAAGAGCGGATGTTAAAAATTGGCCTTGTGAATGGTGACCTCACCGAGGCGTACCGTCACATAGGTTTCAACAGGCCTAAAAAGACCACCTACTTTAGTGAGTGCATCTCCACAGGGGACAGTCGGGAGGAGGAATGGACAGACCTTGCATTGGGAATACTTCTGAACCTCAGCGTAGACGTTCTCCTTGTGAGCGGAATGGTCTCCACACAGCTAAAGAACCACTGCCTCAGACACAACGTCCTGGTTATTGAGCATGTGAAGGTCACGATTTTGAATCACTTCGCTACAACCACCGGAGCTGTTCCTATTGCTTATGTCACACAGCTTAGCACGCGGTGTGTGGGCGCTGGAGTCCACGTTAACGTGCTGGAAGATTATTGTGGTACAGGGAAGGCGGAATTGACCCTGTTGAACATTGTGGCAAGTGGGACTTCTCTGGTCACGGCAGTCATCGCTAGTTCAGTCCATGCTCAGCTCCAGAGCCTGGAAGACCAGTTCTGGAGCTGCGCATATCGTCTGCACCATGCACTCGGCGACGGAAAGCTGCTGCCCGGTGCAGGGGGGACCGAACTGCTATGCACTCACCAGCTCTACAAATATGTGGACCGGCCCACTACAGGCAGAGAGACCGATGCAGCTAGAGCAACAGGACCCCATGAGCAGGTGATTCTGAGGATGATGGCGGAGGGCTGGATGGACTATATTTCCACTCTTATGGTAAATGCTGGTCAGGTCAAGGGCAAAGCACTGGCATGGACATGTATTGTCCAACACCTAAAGGACTTTAAGAGCAAGAGCCCTCTAGGATGGCCAGATGGGATGGTAGAGAGACAAGGAGAGGTGTTGGAAGTTTATGATAATATGACAGTGAAGTTTGAGGCTTGGAGAAGAGCTCTAGATCTGGTGTTTTTGATCCTTCAGACAGATACAGAGATTATTACAGGAATGAATGAGAGTGAAGGGCAGTGTGGAGATGTCAGGTTTCTCTGA
- the cetn4 gene encoding uncharacterized protein cetn4, with product MASSFRKPSAAATQRKKAGPKLDLTEEQKQEIREAFDLFDTDGSGTIDVKELKVAMRALGFEPKKEEIKKMIADVDKEGSGTIDFNDFLSMMTQKMSEKDSKEEILKAFRLFDDDGTGKISFKNLKRVAKELGENLTDEELQEMIDEADRDGDGEINEQEFLRIMKKTNLY from the exons ATG GCATCAAGCTTCAGAAAACCCAGCGCAGCGGCAACCCAGCGGAAAAAAGCCGGTCCCAAACTGGATCTGACAGaggaacaaaagcaggagattCGAGAAGCATTTGATCTGTTTGACACTGATGGTTCAGGCACTATTGATGTTAAAGAGCTTAAG GTTGCTATGCGAGCTCTTGGCTTTGAGCCAAAGAAGGAAGAGATAAAGAAGATGATTGCTGACGTTGATAAAGAAGGCTCAGGCACCATCGACTTCAATGATTTTCTCTCCATGATGACCCAGAAAATG AGTGAaaaagactcaaaagaagaaatCCTGAAAGCATTCCGATTGTTTGATGATGACGGGACGGGCAAAATTTCCTTCAAAAATCTCAAACGAGTTGCCAAAGAGCTTGGAGAGAATCTCACAGACGAGGAATTACAG GAAATGATCGACGAGGCAGACCGAGATGGAGACGGAGAAATTAACGAACAGGAGTTCTTGCGGATAATGAAGAAGACCAACCTGTACTAA